A window of the Desulfotignum phosphitoxidans DSM 13687 genome harbors these coding sequences:
- a CDS encoding tRNA1(Val) (adenine(37)-N6)-methyltransferase has protein sequence MAAYTVDTLFDPPLTLFQPETGYRFSLDPVILAGHVVPGPKDRVMDIGCGCGILCLILAGRHPEISITGIEIQKDLADLAQKNAVCNHMADRIRIRHQNIQTLSVTDLSAPMDLIVSNPPYKKKSTGRVNPDRGRALARHEITLDIDTLAACAHVFLRPEGRLCLIFPASRTADLTVALGHAGFRIDWIRYVHFCVNDAAQRVLVCAVRYGSGAATRCPPLYLYHPDGTPTRAHSALFEW, from the coding sequence TTGGCAGCATATACAGTTGATACCCTGTTTGATCCCCCGTTGACCCTGTTTCAGCCTGAAACCGGGTACCGGTTTTCCCTGGACCCGGTCATTCTGGCCGGTCATGTCGTTCCTGGCCCCAAAGACCGCGTCATGGACATCGGGTGCGGATGCGGGATTCTGTGTTTGATCCTGGCCGGCCGGCATCCGGAAATCTCAATCACGGGTATTGAAATCCAGAAAGACCTGGCTGACCTGGCCCAAAAAAATGCCGTGTGCAACCATATGGCAGACCGGATCCGCATCCGGCACCAGAATATCCAAACTTTGTCTGTCACTGATTTATCCGCCCCCATGGACCTTATCGTATCCAATCCGCCTTATAAAAAAAAATCCACGGGCCGGGTGAACCCGGACCGGGGACGGGCCCTGGCCCGGCATGAAATCACATTGGATATCGATACGCTGGCGGCCTGCGCCCATGTTTTCTTACGACCGGAAGGACGGTTGTGCCTGATTTTTCCGGCATCCCGCACAGCGGATCTCACAGTTGCGCTGGGACATGCCGGGTTCCGGATCGACTGGATAAGGTATGTCCATTTTTGTGTCAATGATGCGGCCCAACGGGTCCTGGTCTGTGCGGTCAGATACGGCTCAGGCGCCGCCACCCGATGCCCGCCGCTGTATCTGTATCACCCGGACGGCACCCCCACCCGGGCGCATTCAGCTCTTTTTGAGTGGTGA
- a CDS encoding FmdB family zinc ribbon protein translates to MPVYEYQCSACKHIEEAFQKISDAPLTVCPKCHGPLSKIISHSSFHLKGSGWYVTDYGGTKTRAENPDKPPAEPTKSTCAASSEPSKKQDDK, encoded by the coding sequence ATGCCGGTTTATGAGTATCAGTGTTCAGCATGTAAACATATTGAAGAAGCCTTTCAAAAAATTTCAGATGCGCCGTTGACGGTATGCCCCAAATGCCATGGGCCCCTGAGCAAAATTATATCTCACAGCTCTTTCCATTTGAAAGGGTCCGGCTGGTATGTCACCGATTACGGCGGAACCAAAACCCGGGCGGAGAATCCGGACAAACCCCCGGCCGAACCCACAAAATCAACGTGTGCCGCATCATCAGAACCATCCAAAAAGCAAGATGACAAATAG
- the recR gene encoding recombination mediator RecR, giving the protein MTHYPDAILKLISSFSTLPGIGRKTAERLALHLLHAPDHEASALAADIIELKRSVRICATCFSLSDQEICRICADPSRDPGVICVVENPADLAAIEKSRSFTGCYHVLGGALSPIDGIGPDDIRLKELFNRADPRKVREIIIATRTNVEGEATAAYIHERLKSRGVTLTRIASGVPMGGDLQYVDPLTLQKAMEKRYDV; this is encoded by the coding sequence GTGACCCATTATCCGGATGCCATTCTCAAGCTGATCTCCAGTTTTTCCACACTGCCGGGAATCGGCCGGAAAACCGCGGAACGACTGGCCCTGCACCTGCTACATGCACCGGATCACGAAGCATCGGCCCTGGCAGCTGATATCATTGAACTCAAACGGTCCGTGCGGATCTGTGCCACCTGTTTTTCCCTCAGCGACCAGGAAATCTGCCGGATCTGTGCGGATCCGTCCCGGGACCCCGGGGTGATCTGTGTGGTGGAAAATCCGGCCGACCTGGCAGCCATTGAAAAATCCAGATCCTTTACAGGATGTTATCATGTGCTGGGCGGGGCATTGTCTCCCATTGACGGGATCGGGCCCGATGATATCCGTTTAAAGGAACTTTTCAACCGGGCCGATCCCCGAAAGGTCCGGGAGATCATCATTGCCACCCGGACCAATGTGGAAGGGGAAGCCACGGCCGCCTACATTCATGAGCGCCTCAAATCCCGGGGCGTCACCCTCACCCGGATCGCATCCGGGGTCCCTATGGGCGGAGATCTTCAGTATGTGGATCCTTTGACCCTGCAAAAAGCCATGGAAAAACGATATGACGTCTGA
- a CDS encoding YbaB/EbfC family nucleoid-associated protein, with protein MKNMNNMMKQAQKLQKKMLQAQEELATKTVEASAGGGMVKVVANGGQKIESIVLEKEVVDPDDVEMLQDLVMAAVNDALKKSQEMMSAEMSKLTGGMNIPGL; from the coding sequence ATGAAAAATATGAACAACATGATGAAACAGGCCCAGAAACTGCAGAAAAAAATGCTCCAGGCCCAGGAGGAACTGGCGACCAAAACCGTGGAGGCTTCGGCCGGCGGAGGGATGGTCAAAGTGGTGGCCAACGGCGGCCAAAAGATCGAATCCATTGTTCTGGAAAAAGAGGTGGTGGATCCGGACGATGTGGAAATGCTCCAGGACCTGGTCATGGCTGCGGTGAACGATGCATTGAAAAAATCCCAGGAAATGATGTCTGCTGAGATGAGCAAGCTCACCGGCGGAATGAACATCCCGGGTCTGTAA
- the hflK gene encoding FtsH protease activity modulator HflK, with product MNWDWEKLRENQQKYEKNKGGSGGGPGMPRPPQMDEIFNKFKGFKFPGIFIGVIVLLILYLASSTFYTVDRSEVGVVQRFGKYNRLAQPGLNFKLPSGIEKVTKVNVRTPETEEFGVQAAESAGAYGNASESSLMLTGDLNVGVVPWIVQYRRADPRAYLFNVKDVISLLRNMSEATMRTVVGDRSINEVITERAQIAQAAREMLQSELDNAKAGIAIVNIEMKRTNVPEPVQASFNQVNQAIQEKEQTIYKAREEYNKAVPLARGEAKRVIKDAEGYAIDRVNRAQGDATRFLAVYDAYSQAKDVTRKRMYLETMLNVLPQIGAKYIIDSDQKNVLPLLNMGEGASTLSDRFLQKGE from the coding sequence ATGAATTGGGATTGGGAAAAGCTGAGGGAAAATCAGCAGAAATATGAAAAGAACAAGGGCGGCAGCGGCGGTGGTCCCGGCATGCCCAGGCCGCCACAGATGGATGAAATTTTCAATAAATTCAAGGGATTTAAATTCCCAGGCATATTTATCGGGGTCATTGTTCTGCTGATATTGTACCTGGCATCTTCCACGTTTTATACCGTGGACAGAAGCGAGGTGGGGGTGGTGCAGCGGTTTGGGAAATACAACCGACTTGCCCAGCCCGGCTTGAATTTCAAACTGCCCTCGGGCATTGAAAAGGTCACAAAGGTCAATGTCCGGACCCCTGAGACCGAAGAGTTCGGTGTGCAGGCAGCGGAAAGTGCCGGGGCGTACGGAAACGCGTCTGAATCATCTTTGATGCTCACCGGTGACCTCAACGTGGGCGTGGTGCCCTGGATCGTCCAGTACCGCCGGGCCGATCCCAGAGCCTATCTGTTCAATGTCAAGGATGTGATCTCGCTGTTGCGCAACATGTCCGAGGCCACCATGCGTACCGTTGTGGGGGACCGCAGTATCAACGAGGTGATTACGGAAAGAGCGCAGATCGCCCAGGCTGCCAGGGAAATGCTCCAGAGCGAGCTGGACAATGCCAAAGCAGGCATTGCCATTGTGAATATTGAAATGAAGCGGACCAATGTACCCGAGCCGGTACAGGCATCCTTCAACCAGGTGAACCAGGCCATCCAGGAAAAAGAGCAGACCATTTACAAGGCCAGAGAAGAATACAACAAAGCCGTGCCCCTGGCCAGAGGTGAAGCCAAGCGGGTGATCAAGGATGCGGAAGGGTATGCCATCGACCGGGTGAACCGGGCCCAGGGGGATGCCACCCGTTTCCTGGCGGTGTATGATGCCTATAGTCAGGCCAAAGATGTGACCCGGAAACGTATGTATCTGGAGACCATGCTGAATGTGCTGCCCCAAATCGGGGCCAAGTACATCATTGACTCAGATCAGAAAAATGTGCTGCCTCTGCTGAATATGGGGGAGGGTGCATCAACGCTTTCAGACAGATTTCTTCAGAAAGGTGAATAA
- a CDS encoding 30S ribosomal protein bS22 produces the protein MIFLSSVIKKRRKKMRKHKHRKLLAKTRHQRKKK, from the coding sequence GTGATTTTTTTGAGCAGTGTCATCAAAAAGAGACGCAAAAAAATGCGGAAGCACAAACACAGAAAACTGCTGGCCAAAACCAGGCATCAGAGAAAAAAGAAATAA
- the groES gene encoding co-chaperone GroES, whose protein sequence is MSLRPLSDRILVQRTAEDEKTKGGIIIPDTAKEKPAEGKVVATGNGRMGEDGKLLPMDVKVGDRVLFSKYGGTDVKIDGEDYLILRQDDVLGVIE, encoded by the coding sequence ATGAGTTTGAGACCATTGAGTGACAGAATTCTGGTTCAGCGTACCGCAGAAGATGAAAAAACCAAAGGCGGTATCATTATTCCGGATACAGCCAAGGAAAAACCGGCTGAAGGCAAGGTAGTGGCCACGGGTAACGGCCGGATGGGTGAAGACGGCAAACTGCTGCCCATGGACGTCAAAGTGGGTGACCGGGTATTGTTCAGCAAATACGGCGGCACGGATGTAAAAATCGATGGCGAAGATTACCTGATTTTGCGCCAGGATGACGTACTGGGCGTTATCGAATAA
- a CDS encoding DUF721 domain-containing protein: MPPPSNNRKLIHIRDILATALEKYRPAKDTEMTRIWDIWETAVGQPVAMNAKPHAFRDGVLIVHVSSSSWIHQLKFLEKQMTANINAHLDQSLVQQIRFKIGSIYS, translated from the coding sequence ATGCCTCCCCCTTCCAACAACCGAAAACTGATTCATATCCGTGACATTCTTGCCACGGCTCTGGAAAAATACCGACCGGCCAAAGACACTGAAATGACCCGCATCTGGGATATCTGGGAAACGGCCGTGGGACAGCCCGTCGCCATGAACGCCAAACCCCATGCTTTCAGAGACGGCGTGCTCATTGTTCATGTGTCCAGTTCATCATGGATCCACCAGCTCAAATTTCTGGAAAAACAGATGACCGCCAATATCAATGCCCATTTGGACCAGTCCCTGGTTCAGCAGATCCGGTTTAAAATTGGCAGCATATACAGTTGA
- the dnaX gene encoding DNA polymerase III subunit gamma/tau — MSYQVLALKYRPQTFDDVVGQSHVTTTLVNAILQDRVAHAMLFTGPRGTGKTTIARILAKAMNCTTGPTPTPCNQCKSCTEIIAGHCADVFEIDGASNNSVDQIRDLRENVTYLPAAAAYKIYIIDEVHMLSTAAFNALLKTLEEPPGHVLFIFATTEVHKIPATILSRCQRHDLGRIPLEAICELLKKICRKEGFGVQDQGLELIALEADGSVRDALSLLDRILSATPEKTISYEMVVNHLGVLDRRIMHELSDALFEKNVSNLIALVDRVNDTGLDLKKFYGDLIAHFRNLNIIKQCGPDHPAVNLTAGEKKQIHTRVAQMPEAYLGHLLQVLLTDEDMVKRTSHTRIAIETVLFKLRQVRAGASIDRIIAQLDLLAQQMKSGETMPDTPPDIRPSPPAGDQQMPSGPIQESPPAYAAPAALSPGPDQIRETADEPSPEPPRTWDGFLTRIEPLMPFMHVLLTRGQIASETQDTLEVHLSDCTQFDRKRLKDKQGELEKQCRKFLGKTLKIHVASRARPLALAQEKAKDAKALQAAASHPLVQTAKEIFNGEIINM, encoded by the coding sequence ATGTCTTATCAGGTTTTAGCACTCAAATACCGGCCCCAGACATTTGACGATGTGGTGGGCCAGTCACATGTCACCACCACCCTTGTGAATGCCATTTTGCAGGACCGGGTGGCCCATGCCATGCTGTTCACCGGCCCCAGGGGCACGGGCAAAACCACCATTGCCCGGATTCTGGCCAAAGCCATGAACTGTACCACCGGCCCGACTCCGACCCCGTGTAACCAGTGCAAATCCTGTACCGAGATCATCGCCGGCCATTGTGCGGACGTATTCGAGATCGACGGGGCCTCCAACAACAGCGTGGACCAGATCCGGGATCTGCGGGAAAACGTCACGTATCTGCCGGCGGCCGCCGCTTACAAAATCTATATCATCGACGAAGTGCACATGCTGTCCACGGCCGCGTTCAATGCGCTGCTCAAAACCCTGGAAGAACCGCCCGGCCATGTGCTGTTCATCTTTGCCACCACTGAAGTCCATAAAATCCCGGCCACCATTCTGTCCCGGTGCCAGCGCCATGACCTGGGACGAATTCCTTTGGAGGCCATCTGTGAACTGCTGAAAAAAATCTGCCGCAAAGAAGGGTTTGGTGTTCAGGACCAGGGGCTGGAACTGATCGCTCTGGAAGCGGATGGTTCGGTTCGCGATGCCTTGAGCCTGCTGGACCGGATTCTGTCGGCCACCCCTGAAAAAACGATCTCTTATGAAATGGTGGTGAATCATCTCGGGGTTCTGGACCGGCGCATCATGCACGAATTAAGTGATGCCCTGTTTGAAAAAAACGTGTCCAACCTGATCGCTTTGGTGGACCGTGTCAATGATACCGGCCTGGACTTGAAAAAATTCTACGGCGATCTGATTGCCCATTTCAGAAATTTAAACATCATCAAACAGTGCGGTCCGGATCATCCGGCCGTCAACCTGACCGCCGGTGAAAAAAAACAGATTCACACCCGGGTGGCTCAGATGCCGGAAGCATATTTAGGGCACCTGCTCCAGGTTCTGCTGACCGATGAAGATATGGTCAAACGCACCAGTCATACCCGCATTGCCATTGAAACGGTTTTGTTCAAACTGCGCCAGGTCCGGGCCGGTGCATCCATCGACCGGATCATCGCGCAGCTGGACCTTCTGGCACAGCAGATGAAATCAGGCGAAACAATGCCGGACACTCCCCCTGACATCCGTCCTTCCCCGCCGGCGGGTGACCAGCAAATGCCTTCTGGGCCGATACAAGAATCCCCGCCGGCTTATGCGGCCCCGGCAGCTTTGTCCCCTGGGCCGGACCAGATCCGGGAAACCGCTGACGAACCATCCCCGGAGCCCCCCCGGACCTGGGACGGGTTTTTGACACGGATCGAACCGTTGATGCCGTTCATGCATGTGCTGCTGACCCGGGGACAGATCGCTTCGGAAACCCAGGATACGCTGGAAGTCCACCTGTCGGACTGCACCCAGTTTGACCGGAAACGGCTTAAAGACAAACAGGGGGAACTTGAAAAACAGTGCCGGAAATTTCTGGGAAAAACACTGAAGATCCATGTGGCCTCCCGGGCCCGGCCCCTTGCTTTGGCCCAAGAAAAAGCAAAAGATGCCAAAGCATTGCAGGCTGCGGCCAGTCACCCGCTGGTGCAAACCGCCAAAGAAATTTTCAATGGTGAAATCATTAATATGTAA
- the hflC gene encoding protease modulator HflC has product MNSQQIKVLGVALLVILAVVVYDAAYIVDETEQVVITQFGRITGEPVTEPGLNFKVPFIQKANYFAKNLLEWDGSPGQVPTRDKTYIWVDTFARWRITDPLTYFETVKDEFSAQKRLDDLIDPATRNLISSYPLAEIVRNTDRPMDTFEGFGADTEAKMEEEAPRKVRYTVNLGRDEITRRIVAQAKEKLEEFGIELVDVKIKRINYIDSVRRSVYDRMIAERNQIAEKFRAEGRGEASNIRGEKEKDLQVIKSEAYRTAEETKGKADAEAAGIYAAAYGKDPEFYAFVKTMDLYANALEKDSSLILSTDSDLMKYMKGADR; this is encoded by the coding sequence ATGAATTCGCAGCAAATAAAAGTATTGGGTGTGGCGCTTCTGGTCATACTGGCAGTGGTTGTTTACGACGCCGCATATATTGTGGATGAAACCGAGCAGGTGGTGATCACCCAGTTCGGCCGGATTACCGGAGAACCCGTGACGGAACCGGGGTTGAATTTCAAGGTGCCCTTTATTCAGAAGGCCAATTATTTTGCAAAAAATCTGCTGGAATGGGACGGCAGTCCCGGTCAGGTTCCCACCCGGGACAAAACCTATATCTGGGTGGATACCTTTGCCAGGTGGCGGATTACTGATCCGCTGACCTATTTTGAGACGGTCAAGGATGAATTTTCCGCACAGAAGCGCTTGGACGACCTGATCGACCCGGCCACCCGGAACCTGATCAGTTCTTATCCTTTAGCAGAGATTGTGCGCAACACGGACCGGCCCATGGATACCTTTGAAGGGTTTGGCGCGGACACGGAAGCCAAAATGGAGGAAGAAGCCCCGAGAAAGGTCCGATACACCGTGAACCTGGGCCGGGATGAAATCACTCGCCGTATTGTGGCCCAGGCAAAGGAAAAACTCGAAGAGTTCGGTATCGAGCTGGTGGATGTGAAAATCAAGCGCATCAATTATATAGACAGTGTTCGGCGGTCTGTGTATGACCGGATGATTGCGGAACGTAACCAGATTGCTGAAAAATTCCGGGCCGAGGGCCGGGGGGAGGCCAGCAATATCCGGGGTGAAAAGGAAAAGGATCTCCAGGTGATCAAATCGGAAGCCTATCGCACCGCCGAAGAAACCAAGGGTAAAGCCGATGCGGAAGCCGCCGGGATCTATGCGGCGGCGTATGGAAAAGACCCTGAATTTTATGCGTTTGTAAAGACCATGGATCTGTATGCCAATGCCCTGGAAAAAGACAGCTCCCTGATTCTGTCCACGGATTCGGATTTGATGAAGTATATGAAAGGGGCTGACCGATAG